CAGCCAATCGACGACCTGATGCGGAATCTTTCCAGCGTCCCCGCCGACAAGCAGGCCGCCGTGCGAAACAACGGCGGCGGTCACGCCAATCACTCACTGTTCTGGACGGTCATGTCGCCCAATGGCGGTGGTGCTCCGACCGGTGCTCTGGGTGACGCCATCAACGCGAAGTTCGGCAGCTTTGATGCGTTCAGGGAACAATTCGCGAAGGCCGGTGCCACGCGGTTCGGCAGCGGCTGGGCCTGGCTGTCGGTTGACGGCGGCGGCGAACTGGTTGTGGAAAGCACTCCGAACCAGGACACGCCGCTTTCCGAAGGGCGCACTCCGATTCTGGGTCTGGACGTCTGGGAACACGCGTATTACCTGCACTACCAAAACCGCCGGCCTGATTACATTTCCGCGTTCTGGAACGTCGTCAACTGGGACGAAGTCAGCAAACGCTACGCAGCCGCGAAGGGATAATCCCGATATCACAAGATCGATCCGGAAAACGTCTGTCCCCTGGATTGATCGACTATGAATTCCGAGAGCCCGGCAGCAGTCGCGCTGCCGGGCTTTTCGCTGCGCGAGCTGTGACGGCTGCCGTGTGACATTTCGCCGTACGTCATTCAAGGGCGGCGCAGCCGGGATTCGCTGGTCGCAAGCCAGACTGCGGGATTCGGGCCGATTCTCAGCAGCAGAATCGTTGCCAGGCCACATCCGAATCCGAATTTCAGCGGCGGCCAGACACCTGGCAGCAACAGAATTCCCAGTGTGAGCATCAACGGCCAGATCAACGAAAACACAGCGTTGTCTTGCCGACTCCGTTGATGCCGGTCAGAACGGCGATCTCACCTCGCTGGACGCTGAACGACAGATCTTTCAGGATCCATCGAACTCCGTGCGCCTGCCACAGGTTTCGAACTTCGATTGCGGGGGTATGTATCACGAGAACTGCTCCCGGTGCCGGCGGAATGGAGATTTCGCACACTCAACGATCTGCAGAACGAACCGTTCCGAACTTTGGATCACGGCTTTCCTGCGGTTCTCCGATGGAACCGGTCGACCGTTTTCTCCGGGACATCCTGACAACACTCATGCCCGCGAACCTGACGCCGCAATACCACAGGGCTGAACGAGAACTCCGTCAGGCACAGACGGCTGTCGAACAGTTGCAGTGTCTTCAGCGAATGCTGCAGCTGCTTCCCAAACACAAGGGAACCGACAAACTGCACGCGGAGCTGAAGGCTCGCATCAGTGACACGCGGCGCGCCGTCGAAGTGGAGGCGAACGCGGCCAGGTCGCGCACGGAGTTGCGAATTCCCCGACAGGGAGCCGGCAGAATCGTCATTGTGGGAGCACCGAATTGCGGGAAGAGTCGTCTTGTGAAGGAACTGACCGGTGCGGACCCCGAGGTTGCCGATTTCCCCTTCACGACTCGCACACCGATGCCGGCGATGATGGATGTCGACGGCGTTCAGGTACAGCTCGTCGATACACCGCCGATTGTGCCCGGTCAGCTGAGTCCGCCGATGCTGAACCTGGTGCGAACCTCCGACGCGGCTGCATTGCTGTTCGATGGTTCGTCCGACGACGCTGTGAGCCAGACGGTCGATGTCGTACAGCAACTGCGGAATCGCAAGACATGCATGTCACGGCATGGCGGATTCAACCAGCATGGCGTCGGCGACGTGGCCGTGCCGACGCTGCTTGTGGTGACTCATGCGAACGCCCCGGACGCGGGACTGCGGCTTGAACTGCTGCGCGAATGCCGCGAGTTGGACCTGCCGGACATTTCCGTCGACTTTGAAAATCCGTCGGCGGGACAGCCGTTGAAGTCAGAGTTGTTCGCGCTGCTGGGGCTGATTCGCGTTTTTACGAAACGGCCTGGTGAACAACCCGAACGGAATGATCCGCTGACCATCCCGGATGGCGGTACCGTCGAAGATCTGGCACTGCGGATTCATGAAGATCTGGCCGCCGGCGTTCGGTTCGCCAAAGTCTGGGGACTGTCCGGCCATGACGGTCAGGTCGTCGGCCGTGAATACGTGCTTAGCGACGGAGATGTGGTTGAGCTACACTCGTAGCACCGATTCACTCACCGAAGTCCGCAATTCAAAGTCGAGGTTCATGCGGGAACTGACTTCCTTTTCCAACAAAGTTCACGCTGAGCGGCTTGCCGGATTCCTGGCCACGAAGTCGATCCACACGCGGCTGGATGACGAAGATGACCAGTGGGTCCTGTGGATTGTCAATGACGACGACCGGACCGCTGCGGAAGCCGAATTGTCGGCGTTTCTCGGCAACCCTGACGATCCCCGATACGTCGAAGCCGCCGGCAAGAACCGCGAGCTCGAACGCGAAGCCGTTCAGAAGCGCCGTCGGATCAGACGGCGCGAAATCGACCTGACCAGGCGCTGGAGCGGCTCGTGGTGGCACGCCTATCCGGCCACGTACATTCTGATCGGAATCTGCGTGGCCGTCGCAGTCGTGTGTACTGATTTTCGCCAGCAGCAATTCGGCGGATTCGGGCCGGCACTGTGCAACAATGAAGATTCAACGCTGCTGGAAGCGCTCTACGTCACGTCGTCGACTTCATTTGTCGGGCCGGACGGAAGGGCCTATATCGGCTATCCGCGACATGTTTATCACGATGTGCTGAAGGGAGAATTCTGGCGGCCGATCACACCAATCTTCCTGCACTTCGGAGTCCTGCACCTGTTGTTCAACATGATGTGGCTCCGCAGCCTCGGCAGCTGTGTGGAATTCGTTCGCGGCACCAGGCGGTTCTTGACGCTGGTGGTCACCATCGCTGTGATATCGAATGTTGCTCAGTTCTATGTGTCAGGTCCGCATTTTGGCGGCATGTCCGGTGTCGTATTCGGGTTGATCGGTTATGTCTGGATGAAAGGTCGAGTCCAGCCGGAACTCGGACTGGGGCTCAGTCACCAGACGATCGTCTACGCGTTCCTTTGGCTCTTCCTTTGCATGAGCGGCAGCTTCGGACCAATTGCCAACACTGCACACGTGGGTGGTCTGATCGTCGGAGTGCTGATCGGTGCACGGAAGGCGATCTGGCGCAGGATCCGCGGACGATAAGCCGGCACGCATGACAGCAATTCTTGGCATCTCCGCGTTCTACCACGATTCCGCAGCAGCGATTGTGATCGACGGTGAGATCATTGCTGCGGCGCAGGAAGAACGATTCAGCCGCAGGAAGCACGACGAACGGTTTCCCGCCGCTGCGGTCGATTACTGTCTGGCGGAAGCAGGCCTGAAGCCCGGTGACCTGGACTACGTCGGGTTCTACGACAAGCCACTGAAGAAGTTCGAACGGCTTCTGGAAACGTACCTGGCTTACGCTCCGGCGGGTTATCGCAGCTTTCGAAAAGCCATGCCGGTGTGGCTGCGACAAAAACTCTACACACCGAGGGAGATTCGTCGGGGACTTCATGGCGAATACGCCGGCCCCATCGTATTTGCGGAACATCACGAATCTCACGCGGCAAGCGCCTTCTTTCCGTCACCGTTTGACGAAGCCGCGATTCTGACGATGGATGGTGTCGGAGAATGGGCAACGTCAACCACCGGAATCGGTCGCGGCAATCGCATTGAGCTGCTTCAGGAGCTCCGCTTCCCGCATTCGCTCGGACTACTGTATTCGGCATTCACCTACTACGCGGGATTCAAAGTCAACAGCGGCGAATACAAACTGATGGGACTGGCACCGTATGGCCGGCCTGTTTACCGGGAGAAAATTCTGGAGCACATCGTGGATCTGAAACACGATGGTTCGTTTCGGATGGACATGCGGTATTTCAACTATTGCCAGGGGCTGACGATGACGTCGGCCC
This is a stretch of genomic DNA from Planctomycetaceae bacterium. It encodes these proteins:
- a CDS encoding superoxide dismutase codes for the protein MAYTLPDLPYAKDALEPHIDAKTMEIHHGKHHQAYINNVNAALEGTALADQPIDDLMRNLSSVPADKQAAVRNNGGGHANHSLFWTVMSPNGGGAPTGALGDAINAKFGSFDAFREQFAKAGATRFGSGWAWLSVDGGGELVVESTPNQDTPLSEGRTPILGLDVWEHAYYLHYQNRRPDYISAFWNVVNWDEVSKRYAAAKG
- a CDS encoding ATP-binding cassette domain-containing protein, whose amino-acid sequence is MIHTPAIEVRNLWQAHGVRWILKDLSFSVQRGEIAVLTGINGVGKTTLCFR
- a CDS encoding TGS domain-containing protein, encoding MPANLTPQYHRAERELRQAQTAVEQLQCLQRMLQLLPKHKGTDKLHAELKARISDTRRAVEVEANAARSRTELRIPRQGAGRIVIVGAPNCGKSRLVKELTGADPEVADFPFTTRTPMPAMMDVDGVQVQLVDTPPIVPGQLSPPMLNLVRTSDAAALLFDGSSDDAVSQTVDVVQQLRNRKTCMSRHGGFNQHGVGDVAVPTLLVVTHANAPDAGLRLELLRECRELDLPDISVDFENPSAGQPLKSELFALLGLIRVFTKRPGEQPERNDPLTIPDGGTVEDLALRIHEDLAAGVRFAKVWGLSGHDGQVVGREYVLSDGDVVELHS
- a CDS encoding rhomboid family intramembrane serine protease, encoding MSYTRSTDSLTEVRNSKSRFMRELTSFSNKVHAERLAGFLATKSIHTRLDDEDDQWVLWIVNDDDRTAAEAELSAFLGNPDDPRYVEAAGKNRELEREAVQKRRRIRRREIDLTRRWSGSWWHAYPATYILIGICVAVAVVCTDFRQQQFGGFGPALCNNEDSTLLEALYVTSSTSFVGPDGRAYIGYPRHVYHDVLKGEFWRPITPIFLHFGVLHLLFNMMWLRSLGSCVEFVRGTRRFLTLVVTIAVISNVAQFYVSGPHFGGMSGVVFGLIGYVWMKGRVQPELGLGLSHQTIVYAFLWLFLCMSGSFGPIANTAHVGGLIVGVLIGARKAIWRRIRGR